The Streptococcus viridans genome contains the following window.
AAGAGCAATTTCTCCAAAAGGCCCATGGGAGAAGCGCTTGTGCAGAGCACCAATCACGAGTCGCCCCTGCCCCTTCGCTTCCAGTGAAAAGGTTAGGTAATAACGACCAAGCTCATCAATCAGAACCGGACTTTCCAAATCTACTTCTGAATAGACAAGCTCCTTCGCTAAAGATCCCAAGGTCCCACTCTGGAAAAATTGGACCCGCAACTGGATCTGACAGTCAGGAGTTTTTTCGTACTCTAGCCATAGATCCGTAGGAATGGCCCCATCATAAGAATAGGTGTTGACCCACTGGGCTATGGGAGTAAACTCCTCTCCATAAGAGCCATCAAGTTCTAAAAAATGCTTGCCTTTAACCGTTTGCCTGCCTACAAAGTCAGCTCTAACTCGTAACTCTCTAACACTAAAGGCATCCCCATACTGTCCGTCATAAAGGAAACGATGGAGTTGATAGAGGAAGTGAGCCTTATCAGAAAAATTCCAAGCCTTAGCCTGAACCAGCTGTCTCAGATGATCCACTTCTTCTGTAACTGACTCTTGATCATATGTTTGATCATAGAAAACGGTGTAGGGCTGAAATAGACTCAATTCTTCTTTGAAGCTCAATAGCCTTTCGGGATGATCCAGCACCAAAGCCTTAAACTGCTTGATACCTTGCTCCGTCATGTAGTCCTCTATCTTTAGAGGTGTTTGAATAGAAAAATAATGCCAGGTAAGACCTTCTGGAATTGTCACTTCTTCCTGCCAATTTGTAGGTCCAATTTGAAGAATATGGCCCGTTTCCAACTTCCTGTCCATCCTAGTTTTTCATCCATCCTTCCCATTTGGCAATCAAGCGCTGGCCTGTATATTCTTGAATCTTTTCGACGGAATAAATCAGCGACTCATTCCATGGTTTAAGGTCCCTCAGGAAATAGTCCATCGCTTTTTCTAGCTCTTCTTCCATCTCCTCCAAGACATACCCATTCCTTAAATGGTCTACATACTCCGTTTGGGTCCGATTGATCTGAGGAATCCCTGCCGAAATGCCTGCAATTTGTGTGTACAGATTGGGTTCCTCACTTATGTCTACTATTAAGCGAGTTTGTTCTAGTTCTTTGATAATGTCGTTCTCATTAAAGAAATTTCGAACCCGATAACGATCTTGCTTCTTTTCAAAGAGAGGGGCATCTTCAAGGAGGTGGTTTTCTCCCAGTTCTTGAGAATCAACCTGAACACCTATAGAAGCTATCCCCCTCTCTCTAGCCAAGTCTTCTAACTGATGATCCAGTGTTGCTACTGCTTCATCAGAAGCATTGTAGATCGCGAAAACAACTTCAAATAAAGGATTTTTCCCTAAGATTTCAAACACTTTCTGTAAAACGGATTGAGAGGGGAGATTCTTTTCATCCAGGTAGAAAAAGATTTTCGATTCCTTCCTTTCCTGACTACTTCCCAGTCTCAACCGCGAATCAAAGGACGTCAGTCGATGGACCTTAGAAGCGAGACTTGGGGCAAGACCAAGCAAGGCTTGTTTCGTTTTTTCACTATCTGTCAGCACCAAGTCAACCTCTTTTAAAGAAAAATGAAGCGATGAATCCTCTTGAGATAATGGCTGGCGTTGTCCATAAAAAGAGAGAACCTTTGAAACACCTAGTCCCACTTGTTGAACAAAGGGTAGATTGGCTGGATGAGCCGCGATCACCAGACGATCTTGATCCGGCACTAGGTCTCCTAGGCTGGCTTTCATTTTTTCAGCAACTACTTCTCCCATGTCCGGGTAGGTTTCTCGTTTAAACTGCTTCTGAAAAGCTTCATTGACAAAAACCATATGGCTAGCATCAGTCAACAACTCTCTTAAAACCCATTCTCCTTCGGGGGTTAGATAGTCTTGGAAAAAGGGACTTCCCTCTTTGTAATAAATGACACTGGAAATAAATCCTCGGTCATCCAGATACTGCACATAAACCGTTTCCTTATCCTTTACCCGTCTAACTGATAAGATATTCCCGTCTATCCCCAGATCGATACTAGCAATCTCCTGACCGCGACAGAATGCCACTATTTGAAACGGCGTATAAGTAAAGCTTGTGTGAGCAGGCCATTCCAAATCCTCAATCTGAATTGGGACCATCTCTTGATGAGGGGAAACTCCCTGAATGTGATCAAAAGTCGATAGATAATCTGTTTCCAACAAATCTTGCCGGTGGAGGTAGTAACGCAGTTGTGGGCAATAGTGTGGAAGCACTAATTTCCGATCCACTCCCGCTTCATGGAAGACGCGAATTTGATGAATAGTCTCATCAAATTCAATCATATCTTTCGACCAATACCAAGGCATCGTCGTATTGTGCCAAATACGCTCGCTGCCATACCAGGCTGGTATAAAGTAATACATAGCAACTCCTAAAACAATCTTGTGTAGCCTTGGTTCACGCGAAGAGCTCGAACTTCCTCCCGGATCGTCGAAATCATCCCCACAAACATGAGAAAACTTCCTGGAACCATGACCAAACGCAGGAGCCCTCTATCCCAAAGTAGAAGAAGGAAGGGCAACACGGTAAACAGGATTAAATAAAGCGTCCCAAAGACCGTTAAGCGGAAGACAATTCGATTGATGTACCTACGCGTCTCTTCTCCAGGATAAACGAAATCAATATACTCTAAATTTTTCATCATTTTGTCGGCGATTTCTTCCCCATTGACCGTCACAAAAGCAAAAGCAAAGGACAGAATTGCCATCATCAGACTGTAGAGCAATATCCACGCCGGCTCTCCAATGACCAACTCCTTAGCGATAGTGGTAGCCCATGAAGCACGGGGATTGATGACTTGGACCAGCAAAAAGATGTATTGCGGGATAGAAACCAAGGTCAGGGCATACATAAAGGGCATGCCCCCAGCTGGATTGAGCTTAACATCTAAAAACGTGTGAGCTTTCAAACTGTTGTGAATCCCCAGCTTATTCACAGGGATCCGATAGCGAGCATACTCGATGCATACGACCATAAAAACAAATGCGAATAAGAGGAGCAATAGAAACAGGAGGCTGTATGCTGGAAGCCCGCTCTTTGACAAGGTCCCAAGGACATCCTCTGGCAAGTAGAGGAGCATCCCCGCCATCATGATCACAATAGAATTCCCCAAGCCTAGTGCGGTATTTAAATCAGCTAACCAGACTAAGAAAAAAGTACCTGCTATCATAATCAAGGCATTGAGTGAGACGACTAGAAGAGGGCTCAGGTCTGTTTCTAACGGGAGATAGAGGGAAACGGCCAAAGATTGAACAAGAGCCAAAGCAAGTGTCAGATACATCTTCCGTCGCTCCACAAGGTCCGAACTGGTCCTCTCCAGGTTATGACGTTTAGATACTGTAAACAACCGCCACAAGATCATGGAAGACATCCAGGGAGAAAGTCCAAGAGCGAAGATGGACATGCCACGAAGGTTCCCACCCATGATAGCACTCGTCAACTCCAGCCCCCTTGCGGTACCTTCGTTCACATTTAGAACCTTCGCTAGGTCTACAAAGGGTAAAGTGATTTTACTTCCTAAAACATAAACAAAGACGAATAGGATCGTCCAAAATAATCGATTCCTAACTCCAGATTGTTTCATCATATCCTACTCTTCTACTCCCCCTTCTTTCGAATGCTTATCCTAACTAAATCCGCGCATCAAATACTCGCGTAAAACTTGACCATTTCACCCAAACGATCCCTGATCTATAAGAGAAAAAAAGTTCTTCAGAAGATGATCTGAAGAACCACTATTCATCTAGCTTTTCTCCATTCATTATACCATATTTCACTAGGCTTTTCACCCGACATTCTCAAAGAAAACCGACAAATCCTCTCATGGATCTGCCGGTATATCAGAAGAATCGAAAGAAGCAAATTCTCACCTTTAAGAAAGAGGATTGTATTTACTTTTTACGATGGAAGAATGAGGCCAAACCTGCAAAGAAAGCCACTACAAGCGTGATAAACAGCTCACGTGACGTCACTCCCAGAGAGTCCGACGTCGATTTTGCTTCAGATACAGAAGCAGCCGATTTCTCACCAGAAGAGCTCATCTGAGGAGTCGCTTGACTTTGTGAATGGGATTGGCTTGTCGAACTAGAGGTAGAACGACTCGTTGAAAGAGAAGTCGATTCTGAGGAGAGCTGGCTTGCTTTTGATGAAACAAGTGTGCTCACCGGCTCCTGAAGAATCGTCGAAGCGGACTCGTACACCACTGTAGATTCGTTTACCACGTTTGAAGCCGAGGTCGAAACGGATGACCAATTTGGTGTCAGTGACATAGAATGACTAGACGAAGTCGATCTATCTATCGAAGTCGAAGACAGATCAGAAGCACTCGTTTGAAGCGATGCTGAAGCCAAGGTTGAGATGGACTCTGATACGGAAGCTGACTCTGATTCAGAAGCTTGTTTGCTCGAAGTTGTTTCTGATGTACTTGTTGAAACTGAGGCTGAATACAAGACCGATTCAGATACGCTTGCTGACGCGGAAACGGATTCTGAAGTCAACTCAGATACGGATGCAGAATTCAAGACGGATTCAGATACGCTTGTTGAAGCGGATACTGAACTCAAGACAGAATTAGATGTACTGATTGAAACAGACTTAGAACTCAATTCAGATTCGGATGCGCTTGTAGATGCCAAAGTTGACACGCTGGTTGATTCTGAAGCAGATTCAGAGGTACTGGTTGAAACTGATTCTGAGCCACTTACCGATACAGACTCACTGGTTGACACTGACTCGGAAACTGAAACGGACGCAAATTCAGAAGCTTGCTTGCGTGAGCTTGATTCAGATGTACTTACTGAAACTGACTCGGAATTCAAAACCGATTCTGATGCGCTACTTGAAACTGACTCACTAGCTTCTAAAGCACTTGTCGATGCTGAAACAGAAACGCTGATTGATTCAGAAGTCAACTCAGATACTGATGCTGATTGAAGTTCAGAAGATTCCATTTGAGCTACAGACGCTGATGTTCTGGTTGATACTGACTCTGAAGCTGAAATGGATGCAAATTCAGAAGCTTGCTTGTGTGAGCTTGATTCAGAGCTACTAATTGAAACAGATTCTGAGCTACTTACCGATACAGACTCACTGGTTGATACTGACTCGGAAACTGAAACGGACGCAAATTCAGAAGATTGCTTGCGTGAGCTTGATTCAGATGCGTTTTCTGAAACAGATTCTGAGCTACTTACTGATACAGACTCACTGGTTGACACTAACTCGGAGGTACTTGTTGAAACCGATGTTGAATTCAAAACAGACTCTGAACTACTTACTGATACAGACTCACTGGTTGATACTGAATCAGATGTTGATGCTGACTCTAACTCAGAGGCTTGCGTGCTTGAGGTAGATTCTGATGTACTGATTGAATCGGATGTTGAATTCAAGACGGATTCTGAGATGCTTGTCGATGCCGCAATTGACACGCTGGTTGATTCCGAAGCCAACTCAGATACTGATGCAGATTGAAGTTCAGAAGATTCCATTTGAGCTACAGAAGCTGAAGTGCTAGTTGAGACTGACTCTGAAGCTAAAGTGGACGCCAACTTAGAGGCTTGTTTGTTTGAGGCAGATTCGGATGCACTTTCTGAAACCGATGTTGAATTCATTTCCGATTCGGACGCACTTGTCGAAGCTGAAACTGAAACACTAGCTGATTCTGAAATCAACTCGGATACCGAAGCGGATTGAAGGTCAGAAGATTCCATCTGAGTTTCAGATGCTGAAGTGCTGGTTGACACTAACTCGGAGGCACTTGTTGAAACTGAGACACTGTCTGATACGCTTGTTGAAGCTGAACCAGACATTGAAACAGACGCCAACTCAGAGGCCTGATTGTTTGAGGTTGACTTAGATGCACTTGTTGAAACCGATGTAGAATTCAAATTAGATTCTGAACTACTTACTGATACCGACTCACTAGTTGACACTGAATCAGATGTTGATGTTGACTCTAATTCAGAAGCTTGCTTGCGTGAGCTTGATTCAGATACACTGTTTGAAACTGTTTCGGAATTTAAGACGGATACTGATGCACTTGACGACACTGAACCTGAAATGCTAGTAGATGCCGAAGTCAACTCAGATACTGATGCAGATTGAAGGTCAGAAGATTCCATACGAGCTACAGATTCTGAAGTGCTAGTTGAGACTGACAACGAGCTGCTTGCTGAAGCAGATACAATCGATTCTGACACAGACATGGAACCACTCAATGATTCAGAAGTTCTCTTCTCTGAGGCTGATAGAGAACTGCTTGCAGATTCCGAAGTGACTACCTCTGACGCTGAGACCGATGTACTTGTCGATGCCGAAGCAATCGATTCTGATACAGACTCACTGGTTGATACTGACTCTGAAGCTGAAACGGACGCAAATTCAGAAGATTGCTTGCGTGAGCTTGATTCAGAGTTACTAATTGAAACAGACTTAGAATTCAATTCAGATTCGGATGTACTTGCTGAAATGGAAACGCTGATTGATTTCGAAGTCAACTCAGAGACTGAGGCTGATTGAAGTTCAGAAGATTCCATTTGAGCTACCGAAGCTGATGTGCTGGTTGAGGCTGATGCAATCGATTCTGACACAGACATGGAAGCGCTCAATGATTCAGAAGCGAATTTCTCTGAAGCTGATAGAGAACTGCTTGCAGATTCCGAAACAGCTACCTCTGATACTGAGACCGATGCACTTGTCGATGACGAAGTGATCGATTCTGATACAGACATGGAAGCGCTCAATGATTCAGAAGCGGATTTCTCTGAAGCTGATAGAGAGTTACTTACTGATTCCGAAGTGACTATTTCTGACGCTGAGACCGATGCACTTGTCGATGACGAAGCAATCGATTCTGACACAGACATGGAACCACTCAATGATTCAGAAGCGGATTTCTCTGAGGCTGATAGAGAGTTACTTACTGATTCCGAAGTGACTATTTCTGACGCTGAGACCGATGCACTTGTCGATGACGAAGCAATCGATTCTGACACAGACATGGAACCACTCAATGATTCAGAAGCGGATTTCTCTGAGGCTGATAGAGAGCTACTTACTGATTCCGAAGTGACTACCTCTGACGCTGAGACCGATGCACTTGTCGATGACGAAGCAATCGATTCTGACACAGACATGGAACCACTCAATGATTCAGAAGTTCTCTTCTCTGAGGCCGATAGAGAACTGCTTGCAGATTCCGAAGTGACTACCTCTGACGCTGAGACCGATGCACTTGTCGATGCCGAAGCAACCGATTCCGATACAGACAGCGACCCACTTAATGATTCAGAAGCGGATTTTTCTGAAGCTGATAGAGAACTGCTTACTGAGGCTGAGTTCTCTGAGTTATTCAGAAAATCAGACTGAGAAGAGGATAACGATTGAGATTCAAGTACCTGTGAAATCGATAGACTATCTGATACCGAGTCACTAGTTGACATCGACTCAGATAATGACGTTGATTGACGATCCAATAGAGAAACAGATGCAGACAGAGATTGAGACTCTGAAGCAACTACTTGCGAGTTACTTTCTGAGTATGACAGACTAGCTTGCGCTGATATCGAATGAGAAGATGAATGATTGAGTGATTGAGATGCCAATTCAGAAGCATTCATTCTTCGGTAATAGTAATTCACACTCTTCGATGGCGAGTAACTAACACCAGTCGAAACTGTATGATAAAACTTAGAAAAGCCATCAGCACCTTGCAGAGATGCATCATCTCCTACAATATGGCTACCACTCAGCTTGGCCTGATTTTCTGGAGCGGAAGTATAGGGTTTTCGGAAAGAGTATTCCTTACCCGTTTTTTCATCTGTATAGCTTACCTTCTCTGTCAAGGAGAACCAACCTGAGATCTTTAGCTTAAAGTTTTTTCCATCTGAAAACTCAGGAGTAACTGTAAGAGAATAATCTTCTTTCTTACTTTTTACCTCTCGCGTCTCAAGATGTTCAAAGGTTTCATTCCAATGATCATTTCTAAAGGCCTTTTCATAGACTAAGGTATAATTTGCAAGGTCAAATACTGTACCGTTATCACCTTTCCGGTAATTTCTCTGTTTGGAAGGATCCAACACATAGTATTTTAAAGTGAAATCGCCATTTGGACTCGTCACTTCTCGGACAAGCTTAATATAGTGGTCTCTTGCCCCTCCTCGATATGCTTCGACAGTCTGTTTCCCAACTTCACTAAGATCAAAAATACCAGACATTTTATTCTGATGGTAGTCTACTAGCGGAACTTGAACAAAACCATCCAATTGTCGAGCAGCTGAAGCTGTGTACTCCTGACCTTCAATACCAACCTGGGCATAAGAAGCCAAAACAGTTTCCCTGCCATTCGGGACGTAAGCTCCTTGTCGGAATTCTCCCTTGTCCCGAATGAGCTTGTAATAGGTAACATGTTCAGCACTTCGTGATGGAACAATGGATGCTACTGTCGATGGTGCATAAAGACCTACATTTTTAGGTTCTAGCACATCATAAAGCTGTTGAATCATAAATTTAGGAGTCTGGTAACTTACACTTTGCATCCGTATAACTCCAGGTTTCCCATCATTATAAATTGAGTAAAAGACCCTGTATTGGCGGTTTGTATCTGAACCAACTAATTCCTTTGGTAAATCAAACTCAACCACACTATTTGCTTTAACTGTTTGAGCATAAACCTCCGTACCACTAGACTTTTTAACCAAGCGGAAGTATACATCGACACCTTTAGGAGTAGTTGAACCAATCGAGCTACGATCGACGGATAAGGTTGCATAATAATCCAGAGGATCCGGCTTCACTCGATTAACGAAATCCCAAATAGCAAAAGTATAGCGCGTCACATCATGAGTCTCAGAAAGAGATTTGAGAGCCTCAGGATCAAGATTTGTAACAGATTTATCTAAATGCGGATCCTTTTCTACTCCTGCAAATTTCAAAGCAACATCTTCGATGTTAGCTCCGTTTCGGTCTTCCAAATCAGGGGTAATTTCTGATAACTCATTAGAATCTCTTACTGTTTCATAAATTGGGGCTAACTGAGCTACAATAGCAGGTTTACCGTTTACACTGCTATTCCCCACAAAACCTGTCGCTTTCAAAGCAAGCATCATCTCGTCAACAGACTTATTTAACCGTTGACGCTGATCCACAAATGCTTGCGTTGCCACATTTTCATGAAGCAACTGAGTACTAGTTGACAATTCTGTTTGCACCTTAGCGATCGCAACCGAGAGAGCTGCTTTCTGATTCGCATCTGTAAGGTTTGAAGCATAGTTTTCGGCCATCTGGGTCAATAAGGTCGCCTCTGACAGATTCTGTTCCAGACCAACTTTATCCGTTGCTCCTAGAACCGTTTCTGTCGTTTCCACGCTTGACTCTGATGTCGTCGCAGCTTCTGAGGTAGATTCGCTCAGAGTCACAGCAAGATTCTCAGAACCTTGCTCACTTAAAGAAGCCGAAGCACTTGTCGATTCTAGACTTTCTTCTGACAGTGATCTTGCATCAGATACTGAACCAATCACTAAGCTATTAGCTTCTGCTAAGGTTTCTTTCTGTAATTCAGAGGTTGTCACCACATCAACACCTGCTTCATCCGCATAGGCCGTATTGATAATAGCGGTGGCACCAACAGTTGCTCCTGTCGCCAATAATCCTTTCAGTACGAATTGACTTGTAGAACGGATCCCATCCCGCTCCTTATCTGACTTTATTACAACTGTTGTTTCTACTTCTCCACGAACAATTTTAAATAAACCTAAAGTAGAATTTTCAGATCGAACCCAATGCTTCCCAGACTTGATTAACTTGAAACGAGTCGTTCGATCCATCTCCCTAACTTTTCCATTCAAACTTTTCAAAAACATGAATATCCCCTCAACATTATAGTCATTAATATTATACATCATTACTATACATATTCAAGTAATTTGAGGTAGATAACAATTTAAATTTCAAAAAATTTCCTCCCCAAAAGCAATTCCGTTTTCTTTTAATAAAATCCGTAAAATTTAGTAGGGTAAAAAACAAAAAAAGAACCTCAAAATGAGATTCTTTTGCAGACACTTTGAATACTAGACGGGGGTTTCCTCACAGAGAAATATCATTATTCTTCCTCTTCTTTTTTACGGCGCCCCAATAGAGCTAGTCCAATGAAAGATGCAAGAGTAGCAAATAAGGTTGATGCTGTAGATCTCTTTTCACCAGTTGCCGGAAGAACGGTTTTCGAAGAGCTTTCTTTGTTGGATAGGGACTGGATGAGTAATCCCGGAGCCCCATCAGATTGAGCCTCACTTGTTGAATTCAACCTTGAAAGAGACTGAGAATGACTGATTGACTCTAAGTGTCTATGTGAGTCAAATGAGGATTCTGAAAGGGTTTCACTAGTTGAGATTGAACCGCTCAAGGATTCCGATGACGACTCGGTTAGACTGACTGATTCAGACCTAGACTCCGATGTTGAGACAGACCCGCTTATTGGAGCAGATTGACTCAAGGAACTCGAGATAGAATCTGAACTCCTTGCCAACTCAGATTGGAAAGCCGACATAGATTCACTTGCAGAAATTGAGGTACTCATTAATTTGGAGACTGACTCTG
Protein-coding sequences here:
- the asp2 gene encoding accessory Sec system protein Asp2 yields the protein MDRKLETGHILQIGPTNWQEEVTIPEGLTWHYFSIQTPLKIEDYMTEQGIKQFKALVLDHPERLLSFKEELSLFQPYTVFYDQTYDQESVTEEVDHLRQLVQAKAWNFSDKAHFLYQLHRFLYDGQYGDAFSVRELRVRADFVGRQTVKGKHFLELDGSYGEEFTPIAQWVNTYSYDGAIPTDLWLEYEKTPDCQIQLRVQFFQSGTLGSLAKELVYSEVDLESPVLIDELGRYYLTFSLEAKGQGRLVIGALHKRFSHGPFGEIALGSQTLRDSKHQEIFAYFHPGDLKPPLNIYFSGYRPAEGFEGFVMMKNMGAPFILFSDPRLEGGCFYLGSPELEKKIQNFIDYHLQSLGFGPKELNFLGLSMGTYGALYYGAPYSPHAILVGKPIVNLGDVAANLKFKRPDEFGTSLDMMQLLVGQVTSAGIEALNKRFWDRFHKAKLKDTILALAYMRDDDYDQKAYSDILEALYHQPIRIISSSRPGRHNDATETIIEWFLTQYREIMERDFGRSG
- the asp1 gene encoding accessory Sec system protein Asp1, whose amino-acid sequence is MYYFIPAWYGSERIWHNTTMPWYWSKDMIEFDETIHQIRVFHEAGVDRKLVLPHYCPQLRYYLHRQDLLETDYLSTFDHIQGVSPHQEMVPIQIEDLEWPAHTSFTYTPFQIVAFCRGQEIASIDLGIDGNILSVRRVKDKETVYVQYLDDRGFISSVIYYKEGSPFFQDYLTPEGEWVLRELLTDASHMVFVNEAFQKQFKRETYPDMGEVVAEKMKASLGDLVPDQDRLVIAAHPANLPFVQQVGLGVSKVLSFYGQRQPLSQEDSSLHFSLKEVDLVLTDSEKTKQALLGLAPSLASKVHRLTSFDSRLRLGSSQERKESKIFFYLDEKNLPSQSVLQKVFEILGKNPLFEVVFAIYNASDEAVATLDHQLEDLARERGIASIGVQVDSQELGENHLLEDAPLFEKKQDRYRVRNFFNENDIIKELEQTRLIVDISEEPNLYTQIAGISAGIPQINRTQTEYVDHLRNGYVLEEMEEELEKAMDYFLRDLKPWNESLIYSVEKIQEYTGQRLIAKWEGWMKN
- the secY2 gene encoding accessory Sec system protein translocase subunit SecY2 — translated: MMKQSGVRNRLFWTILFVFVYVLGSKITLPFVDLAKVLNVNEGTARGLELTSAIMGGNLRGMSIFALGLSPWMSSMILWRLFTVSKRHNLERTSSDLVERRKMYLTLALALVQSLAVSLYLPLETDLSPLLVVSLNALIMIAGTFFLVWLADLNTALGLGNSIVIMMAGMLLYLPEDVLGTLSKSGLPAYSLLFLLLLLFAFVFMVVCIEYARYRIPVNKLGIHNSLKAHTFLDVKLNPAGGMPFMYALTLVSIPQYIFLLVQVINPRASWATTIAKELVIGEPAWILLYSLMMAILSFAFAFVTVNGEEIADKMMKNLEYIDFVYPGEETRRYINRIVFRLTVFGTLYLILFTVLPFLLLLWDRGLLRLVMVPGSFLMFVGMISTIREEVRALRVNQGYTRLF
- a CDS encoding accessory Sec-dependent serine-rich glycoprotein adhesin, whose translation is MFLKSLNGKVREMDRTTRFKLIKSGKHWVRSENSTLGLFKIVRGEVETTVVIKSDKERDGIRSTSQFVLKGLLATGATVGATAIINTAYADEAGVDVVTTSELQKETLAEANSLVIGSVSDARSLSEESLESTSASASLSEQGSENLAVTLSESTSEAATTSESSVETTETVLGATDKVGLEQNLSEATLLTQMAENYASNLTDANQKAALSVAIAKVQTELSTSTQLLHENVATQAFVDQRQRLNKSVDEMMLALKATGFVGNSSVNGKPAIVAQLAPIYETVRDSNELSEITPDLEDRNGANIEDVALKFAGVEKDPHLDKSVTNLDPEALKSLSETHDVTRYTFAIWDFVNRVKPDPLDYYATLSVDRSSIGSTTPKGVDVYFRLVKKSSGTEVYAQTVKANSVVEFDLPKELVGSDTNRQYRVFYSIYNDGKPGVIRMQSVSYQTPKFMIQQLYDVLEPKNVGLYAPSTVASIVPSRSAEHVTYYKLIRDKGEFRQGAYVPNGRETVLASYAQVGIEGQEYTASAARQLDGFVQVPLVDYHQNKMSGIFDLSEVGKQTVEAYRGGARDHYIKLVREVTSPNGDFTLKYYVLDPSKQRNYRKGDNGTVFDLANYTLVYEKAFRNDHWNETFEHLETREVKSKKEDYSLTVTPEFSDGKNFKLKISGWFSLTEKVSYTDEKTGKEYSFRKPYTSAPENQAKLSGSHIVGDDASLQGADGFSKFYHTVSTGVSYSPSKSVNYYYRRMNASELASQSLNHSSSHSISAQASLSYSESNSQVVASESQSLSASVSLLDRQSTSLSESMSTSDSVSDSLSISQVLESQSLSSSQSDFLNNSENSASVSSSLSASEKSASESLSGSLSVSESVASASTSASVSASEVVTSESASSSLSASEKRTSESLSGSMSVSESIASSSTSASVSASEVVTSESVSSSLSASEKSASESLSGSMSVSESIASSSTSASVSASEIVTSESVSNSLSASEKSASESLSGSMSVSESIASSSTSASVSASEIVTSESVSNSLSASEKSASESLSASMSVSESITSSSTSASVSVSEVAVSESASSSLSASEKFASESLSASMSVSESIASASTSTSASVAQMESSELQSASVSELTSKSISVSISASTSESELNSKSVSISNSESSSRKQSSEFASVSASESVSTSESVSESIASASTSTSVSASEVVTSESASSSLSASEKRTSESLSGSMSVSESIVSASASSSLSVSTSTSESVARMESSDLQSASVSELTSASTSISGSVSSSASVSVLNSETVSNSVSESSSRKQASELESTSTSDSVSTSESVSVSSSESNLNSTSVSTSASKSTSNNQASELASVSMSGSASTSVSDSVSVSTSASELVSTSTSASETQMESSDLQSASVSELISESASVSVSASTSASESEMNSTSVSESASESASNKQASKLASTLASESVSTSTSASVAQMESSELQSASVSELASESTSVSIAASTSISESVLNSTSDSISTSESTSSTQASELESASTSDSVSTSESVSVSSSESVLNSTSVSTSTSELVSTSESVSVSSSESVSENASESSSRKQSSEFASVSVSESVSTSESVSVSSSESVSISSSESSSHKQASEFASISASESVSTRTSASVAQMESSELQSASVSELTSESISVSVSASTSALEASESVSSSASESVLNSESVSVSTSESSSRKQASEFASVSVSESVSTSESVSVSGSESVSTSTSESASESTSVSTLASTSASESELSSKSVSISTSNSVLSSVSASTSVSESVLNSASVSELTSESVSASASVSESVLYSASVSTSTSETTSSKQASESESASVSESISTLASASLQTSASDLSSTSIDRSTSSSHSMSLTPNWSSVSTSASNVVNESTVVYESASTILQEPVSTLVSSKASQLSSESTSLSTSRSTSSSTSQSHSQSQATPQMSSSGEKSAASVSEAKSTSDSLGVTSRELFITLVVAFFAGLASFFHRKK